The Actinomycetota bacterium genome contains a region encoding:
- the rimI gene encoding ribosomal protein S18-alanine N-acetyltransferase, which translates to MRLVMATMREEDLAEVMELERRAFASPWTRDMYLRELEKPEGCYVVARCGGELAGYGGTLLILDEAHVMTLAVREDRRRSGVGARLLLELVRRSEEKGARFLTLEVRKSNLAAIELYSRFGFQVMGERKHYYLDNLENALIMWTEDITTPEYRRLLEDLRRRYGDVEEG; encoded by the coding sequence ATGCGCCTGGTGATGGCGACCATGCGCGAGGAAGACCTCGCCGAGGTGATGGAGCTGGAGAGAAGAGCCTTCGCCAGCCCCTGGACCCGGGACATGTACCTGCGCGAGCTGGAAAAACCGGAGGGGTGCTACGTGGTCGCTAGATGCGGGGGTGAGCTGGCGGGTTACGGGGGCACGCTGCTCATCCTGGACGAGGCCCACGTGATGACCCTCGCGGTGCGGGAGGACCGGCGCCGCAGCGGGGTGGGGGCGAGGCTCCTCCTGGAACTGGTGCGACGCTCGGAGGAAAAGGGAGCGCGTTTCCTCACCCTGGAGGTCAGGAAGTCCAACCTCGCCGCCATCGAGCTGTACAGCCGCTTCGGGTTCCAGGTGATGGGCGAGCGCAAGCATTATTACCTGGACAACCTGGAGAACGCCCTCATCATGTGGACAGAGGACATCACCACGCCGGAGTACCGGCGGCTGCTGGAAGACCTACGGAGGAGATACGGGGATGTGGAGGAGGGCTGA